The DNA window TTGAAAAAATGGATAAAAAAAGCCGTCCTTTCAAAGGGACGGCTTAGTATATTGTTGTTCCGGTCGTTATACGAAAGGGGCCTTCACAACTTTAGCCGGGATATTTTTGTTCCTTACCTGGATAAAGATTTCTGATCCCAGTTTGAAATGCGGCTGATCTACGTAAGCCAGTCCCAAACCGATTTTCTTCATCGGGGATTGGGTTCCTGAAGTTACTTTGCCGATCACGTTACCTTCAGCATCAACCACCGGATAGTCGTGTCTCGGAACACCTTTGTCCGTCAGCTCAAAACCAACCAGTTTTCTGCTTACGCCTTCTTCTTTCTGTTTGGCAAAGGTATCTTTTGAAACAAAATCCTTATCGAATTTGGTGATCCATCCCAGTCCGGCTTCAATCGGCGACGTAGTGTCATCAATGTCGTTTCCGTACAGGCAGAATCCTTTTTCCAGTCTCAGGGTATCTCTGGCAGCCAGTCCGCAAGGGATGATGCCTTCTTCTTTTCCGGCTTCCATGATGGCATCCCAAAGTTTCTCAGCCGATTCGTTCTTAAAGTAGATTTCGAAACCGCCGCTTCCGGTATATCCGGTATTTGAAATGATCACGTCGCTTACACCGGCAACGGAACCTACGGTAAAATGATAGTAAGGAATATCTGAAAGCTGAGTGTCCGTAAGTTTCTGAAGAATTTCAGTTGCTTTAGGCCCCTGAACCGCCAGTAACGACATTTCGTCTGAAGCATTGGTCATTTTTGCCCCGAATGTATTGTGTTTTGAGATATGATCCCAGTCCTTTTCGATATTGGAAGCATTAACAACCACGAAATACTTTTCGTCTTCCATTTTGTACACGATAAGGTCATCCACGATCCCTCCGTTTTCATTCGGAAGGCATGAATACTGTGCTTTTCCGTTTTCCAGAGCGTCTACGTTATTGGTGGTTACCCACTGTAAAAGTTCCATGGCCCCCGGACCTTCCACAAAAAACTGTCCCATGTGGGAAACATCGAATATTCCGGCTTTTTCTCTTACGGCAAAATGCTCTTCCGTAACTCCTGAATATTGTACAGGCATTTCAAATCCTGCGAAAGGTACGATCTTCGCTCCCAGGGAAACATGTTTGTCGTACAGGGCTGTTTTCTTCATTTTCTATTGTTTGTTTATTTCTTTACGCTAAAACTATTGAGGGATTCGCTGAACAGCTTGCTGTAATTGCCGTTCCAGTATTTCTGTTCACAGTTGACGGAAACCAGGTAAAGGTCTTTCCCTTTCTGGAATACTTTGGTGATCCAGAAAAGCTTATTCTTTTCATCCGCATATTCATATACGTATTCCGTATATCCTTTTTTACTGCCTCTGCTTTTCACTTTTGATTCGTCATCACCGGATTTGTACAGGTCTATGATGAACTTTTTGGTTTCCGTTTTCGGGAGGTTCAGGTCATGGTATTCCGAAATGGTAACGGCTCCTATTTCATTCCCGGGAAAGATGTTGATGATATCGCTGTCATTCGTCAGTTTCCAGCCTTCAGGGTAGGAGATGGAATAGTGTTCATTGTCATAGGTCTTCGTGGGTACAGTCTGCGCTGATATCAGTCCCGCGGCGAATAAAAAGAATATTCCGAATATATTTTTCATGATCTGAGGTGGTCTTTGTATTCCTGTAAAATAATTTTGAACCACTCCGTAAAATGTTCGGGATTTTCAGACAGTTCGCGGTCCAGTTCTTCCATGGAAATGTAGCGTACTGCTTCCACTTCTTCACGGTTGAGATAGAATTCATCTTCGTAGGTTCCTGTGAATACGTGGTCCAGTTCATGTTCCCAGAGTCCGCTGCCTACATCGGCTTTATAAATGAAACTGAATTTTTCGGAGAGTTCTGCGTCTATGCCCAGTTCTTCCTTTACCCTGCGGCGGGCACCTTCCAGATACGATTCATCGGATCTTGGATGCGAACATACGGCATTGGTCCACTGGTTCGGGGAATGGTATTTGCCGGTAGCCCTTTTCTGCAACAGCATTTCGCCTTTGCTGTTGAATAAGAAAACGGAAAAAGCACGGTGTAACAGTCCGTTGATATGGGCCTGCTGTTTTTCCATAAGCCCCAGAACCTCATCACCAGGATTCACTAAAACTACGAATTCTTCCATCCCCACAAATGTAAGCCTAATAAATGTATTTTGGAAATTTTTGATGAATATCATAAGCGAGGTGGCTGAAACAATGGAGATAAGCCTCATTTATACCATGCCTGTATCAGAACAACAGGCCCGTCTGTATTGCGGATTTTTTAAATGTAAAACAAGTTTAACATACTTTTTACACACAAAAACCTTAACTTCGTAGTTCAAATCGTAATAATGGAGTTAGAACACAAAGACCACATCAGTCCAATTCTTAAGGACGGAATCAAAAATTACCTGATCGATATAGACGGAACCATTACGGAAGATGTCCCTAACGAGGAACCCGAAAGAATGGTGACCTGTGAGCCTTTCCCGGACGCACTGGAAACCATCAACAGATGGTATGACGAAGGCCACCAGATCTGCTTTTTCACTTCCAGAACCGAAAACCTGAAGCAGATTACCATCGACTGGCTGGATAAGCACGGATTCAAATACCATAGTGTGCTTTGCGGAAAGCCAAGAGGCGGAAACTACCACTGGATAGACAACCACCTGGTAAGGGCTACACGGTACAAAGGAAGGTTTACCGACCTGGTGGAAAAACAAGTAACCATAGAAGTTTTTAGAGAAGACGAATAAATTGAATTGAAAGGCCGGCCTTTTTTAATCTGTAGGAGGTTGAAAAAGGCCGGTTGGATTATAATAACATGATAAAGTATTTATGAAAGTTTTAGCAAACGACGGGCTGGACCAATCCGGCATTGACGCACTTACTGAAAAGGGCTTTGAAGTGATTACCACCAAAGTGCCTCAGGAATTCCTGATGGATTATATCAATGAACATAAAATCCGTACCCTGCTGGTGCGCAGTGCCACACAGGTAAGGAAAGACCTGATTGACAACTGCCCGTCCCTTGAGATTATCGGGAGAGGAGGTGTAGGAATGGACAATATAGATGTGGATTACGCCAGGGAGAAAGGCATCCATGTCATCAATACTCCGGCGGCTTCATCAGAATCGGTAGCCGAGCTGGTATTTGCACATCTTTTTTCAGGTGCGAGATTCCTTCAGGATTCCAACAGGAAAATGCCGGTTTCCGGAGATACGGAATTTGCAGGCCTTAAGAAAGCTTATGCAGCAGGAATAGAGCTGCGCGGAAAAACCATCGGTATCGTAGGAATGGGAAGAATCGGGCAGGAAGTGGCGAGAATCGCTTTAGGATTAGGCATGAGGGTAGTAGCTGCGGATAACAATGTAGGAAGAGCAAGCATTAAGGTTAAATTTTATAACAACCAGTTCATCAACGTGGATATTGAAACCGAACCTTTACAGGAGGTCCTGAAGCATTCGGATTTTATAACCCTGCA is part of the Chryseobacterium camelliae genome and encodes:
- the gcvT gene encoding glycine cleavage system aminomethyltransferase GcvT, which translates into the protein MKKTALYDKHVSLGAKIVPFAGFEMPVQYSGVTEEHFAVREKAGIFDVSHMGQFFVEGPGAMELLQWVTTNNVDALENGKAQYSCLPNENGGIVDDLIVYKMEDEKYFVVVNASNIEKDWDHISKHNTFGAKMTNASDEMSLLAVQGPKATEILQKLTDTQLSDIPYYHFTVGSVAGVSDVIISNTGYTGSGGFEIYFKNESAEKLWDAIMEAGKEEGIIPCGLAARDTLRLEKGFCLYGNDIDDTTSPIEAGLGWITKFDKDFVSKDTFAKQKEEGVSRKLVGFELTDKGVPRHDYPVVDAEGNVIGKVTSGTQSPMKKIGLGLAYVDQPHFKLGSEIFIQVRNKNIPAKVVKAPFV
- the idi gene encoding isopentenyl-diphosphate Delta-isomerase, with the protein product MEEFVVLVNPGDEVLGLMEKQQAHINGLLHRAFSVFLFNSKGEMLLQKRATGKYHSPNQWTNAVCSHPRSDESYLEGARRRVKEELGIDAELSEKFSFIYKADVGSGLWEHELDHVFTGTYEDEFYLNREEVEAVRYISMEELDRELSENPEHFTEWFKIILQEYKDHLRS
- a CDS encoding phosphoheptose isomerase gives rise to the protein MELEHKDHISPILKDGIKNYLIDIDGTITEDVPNEEPERMVTCEPFPDALETINRWYDEGHQICFFTSRTENLKQITIDWLDKHGFKYHSVLCGKPRGGNYHWIDNHLVRATRYKGRFTDLVEKQVTIEVFREDE
- a CDS encoding D-2-hydroxyacid dehydrogenase gives rise to the protein MKVLANDGLDQSGIDALTEKGFEVITTKVPQEFLMDYINEHKIRTLLVRSATQVRKDLIDNCPSLEIIGRGGVGMDNIDVDYAREKGIHVINTPAASSESVAELVFAHLFSGARFLQDSNRKMPVSGDTEFAGLKKAYAAGIELRGKTIGIVGMGRIGQEVARIALGLGMRVVAADNNVGRASIKVKFYNNQFINVDIETEPLQEVLKHSDFITLHVPAQKDGYMIGKNEFDSMKDGVAVINCSRGGVIDESALIDALDSGKVRFAGLDVFINEPTPSKAVLNHPKISLTPHTGASTLEAQDRIGLSLADQICSILQIH